A single region of the Pseudorhodoplanes sp. genome encodes:
- a CDS encoding DUF2249 domain-containing protein, protein MTMTYIDLDVRPILRAGGEPFEQIMQTISSLEPGKGLRLYATFEPTPLFHVLGSKGFTHEAKSLDGGDWEVLFRPTSTATPDQAQALISPNDDSEWPAPSQHLDNRDLDPPEPMVRILAATEALKEGEVLSSLLCREPTFLLPELAKRGHRWRGGFEADGKTYKIVIRVGARREAMA, encoded by the coding sequence GACATACATTGATTTGGACGTGCGACCGATCCTGCGCGCTGGCGGCGAGCCATTCGAGCAGATCATGCAGACCATCTCCTCGCTCGAACCGGGAAAGGGACTGCGGCTGTACGCCACGTTCGAGCCGACGCCGCTCTTTCACGTGCTCGGATCCAAGGGTTTCACCCACGAGGCCAAGTCCCTCGACGGCGGCGACTGGGAAGTGCTGTTCCGGCCGACGTCAACGGCTACGCCCGACCAGGCTCAGGCGCTCATATCGCCCAACGACGACTCGGAATGGCCTGCACCGTCGCAGCATCTCGACAACCGCGATCTCGACCCGCCGGAACCGATGGTGCGCATTCTCGCTGCGACCGAGGCGCTGAAGGAGGGTGAGGTGCTTTCTTCGCTGCTCTGCCGCGAGCCGACGTTTCTTCTTCCCGAACTGGCGAAGCGCGGACACCGCTGGCGCGGCGGCTTCGAGGCGGATGGGAAGACCTACAAGATCGTTATACGGGTCGGCGCACGGCGGGAGGCTATGGCATGA
- a CDS encoding metal-sulfur cluster assembly factor, producing MSTDVKSDLADEVRNALRTVIDPELGFNIVDLGLIYSIAVESDVALITMTTTTRGCPATSFLKEGARESASTISGVKTVDVTLTYDPPWTPEMMSAEAKKYLGVADGVGW from the coding sequence ATGAGTACCGACGTCAAGAGCGATCTCGCCGACGAGGTCCGCAACGCGCTGCGGACTGTGATCGATCCTGAGCTCGGCTTCAACATCGTCGACCTCGGTCTCATCTACAGCATTGCCGTCGAGAGCGACGTCGCCCTTATCACCATGACTACGACGACGCGCGGCTGCCCGGCCACGAGTTTTCTGAAGGAGGGTGCCCGCGAAAGTGCCAGTACGATCTCCGGCGTGAAAACGGTCGACGTCACGTTGACCTATGACCCCCCGTGGACACCCGAGATGATGAGCGCCGAGGCCAAGAAATATCTCGGCGTGGCCGATGGGGTGGGCTGGTGA
- a CDS encoding Rrf2 family transcriptional regulator: MRLTTFSDYALRVLLYAANAGDRLITIDETAKVYGVSRAHLMKVVNVLTRAGYLKAVRGRSGGLLLARSPEKIRLGDIIRLSEPDFTLVECFSIGNECILTRCCGLPRVVNEALNAFISTFDRYTLADIALKGRDFLPPHGKKLGTRGPHFARPRASH, from the coding sequence TTGCGGCTTACGACTTTCTCCGATTACGCCCTGCGCGTGCTGCTTTACGCAGCGAATGCTGGCGACCGGCTGATCACGATCGACGAGACCGCCAAGGTCTATGGCGTATCACGCGCACATCTGATGAAGGTCGTGAATGTGCTCACCCGGGCGGGATACTTGAAAGCCGTTCGCGGCCGCTCCGGCGGGCTGCTGCTGGCGCGATCGCCGGAGAAAATTCGGCTTGGCGACATTATCCGGCTGTCGGAGCCGGATTTTACGCTGGTGGAATGTTTCTCGATCGGCAATGAGTGCATCCTCACACGATGTTGCGGGCTGCCACGGGTCGTCAATGAAGCGCTCAATGCCTTCATCAGCACCTTCGACCGCTATACGCTGGCCGATATCGCGCTGAAAGGACGCGATTTTTTGCCGCCCCACGGGAAGAAGCTGGGCACACGGGGGCCGCATTTCGCCCGCCCGCGCGCATCACATTGA